The following are encoded together in the Bos taurus isolate L1 Dominette 01449 registration number 42190680 breed Hereford chromosome 12, ARS-UCD2.0, whole genome shotgun sequence genome:
- the GSX1 gene encoding GS homeobox 1: protein MPRSFLVDSLVLREAGEKKAPEGSPPPLFPYAVPPPHALHGLSPGACHARKAGLLCVCPLCVTASQLHGPPGPPALPLLKASFPPFGSQYCHAPLGRQHSAVSPGVAHGGGGGGGAGAGEGAPQGCKCASLSSAKCSEDDDEVPMSPSSSGKDDRDLTVTP from the exons ATGCCGCGCTCCTTCCTTGTGGACTCGCTGGTGCTGCGCGAGGCCGGCGAGAAGAAGGCGCCGGAGGGCAGCCCGCCGCCGCTCTTCCCCTACGCGGTGCCGCCGCCGCACGCCCTGCACGGCCTCTCCCCGGGCGCCTGCCACGCGCGCAAGGCCGGGCTGCTGTGCGTGTGCCCTCTCTGCGTCACCGCCTCCCAGCTGCACGGGCCCCCCGGGCCGCCCGCGCTGCCCCTGCTCAAGGCGTCCTTCCCGCCCTTCGGCTCGCAATACTGCCACGCGCCCCTGGGCCGCCAGCACTCGGCCGTGTCGCCCGGGGTCGCTCa cggcggcggcggcggcgggggcgcggGGGCGGGCGAGGGCGCACCGCAGGGCTGCAAGTGCGCGTCGCTCTCCTCCGCTAAATGCTCCGAGGACGACGATGAAGTGCCCATGTCTCCGTCCTCTTCGGGGAAGGATGACCGCGATCTCACGGTCACTCCCTAG